From the Wolbachia endosymbiont of Encarsia formosa genome, the window TTTTATATACAACAAGATGCATTCTTTTTAGCTGATTATATTCGTACTGTTTTAATGATTGCATCAAAAATGGAGAGTTGTAATAACATTGTTCCATTGATTGGGGTGGCTAAAGGGTCAATAGAGATTATGAAAGTGTTATACAACCACTACTTTGCTGTGTATTCCATAAATCGTGGAGAAAAGTCGCTTGAGTGTTTCAATTTTACTAACTTTCTTTTGTCTACTTCATATAGCGATGTTTATGAAGCTGTAACAGTTCTTTACTCTTGCCATTTCATATATAAAATTGTTGTTGATAATATGAGAAATAAAATTAAAAAAGATAATAGGTATAAGGATTGGCTTGATTTTTTTTGCGGTAATTTGATGGAATC encodes:
- a CDS encoding TenA family transcriptional regulator; its protein translation is MFSGIIKSYYGSNLLKDIIEHPFNFELANNTLNIENFKFYIQQDAFFLADYIRTVLMIASKMESCNNIVPLIGVAKGSIEIMKVLYNHYFAVYSINRGEKSLECFNFTNFLLSTSYSDVYEAVTVLYSCHFIYKIVVDNMRNKIKKDNRYKDWLDFFCGNLMES